One region of bacterium genomic DNA includes:
- a CDS encoding polysaccharide biosynthesis tyrosine autokinase, translating into MDKGGFNFYDYLRIFRRRFKIVILTFVVVTVVSSVYTRRQNPVYEAVTRVKVIESATSQELLTALIAYNPADVMASEVQMIKSHIVMEEAARRLGLIKAESTPLEVEHAVARLQGAVSAEQVKSTNIIEIKALSSDPEVATQIVNAVAYAYKGKRTEEKRRQVKEAREFIESQIDIIGSKLRTAEDALRIFVKNRMSEGQVYLPGSKDKVADLEFTLYQLRQTYTDWYPKVQQLKAQVDSLKQEAKIWESSEIERERLAREVTLSADMYSLLNTKYREALIAEAEKTEPVTIINPAVVPVSPINPRKTINIVIGALMGLFIGFVFAFVAENIDTSIGRIEDVEDYLKLPVLGIIPQIKFDKTTGETEFALEKQLITHYSPKSSVAESYRILQTNIDFALMDKNIHTILFTSTIHEEGKTLSAINCAVAMAQAGKKTLLVESDLRRPRLHRLFGVSKEPGLTDLLLRKLKFEDVKKGAVDFVLGKMGMEGVTKTPGIENLTFISSGYLPPNLIGVLNSRAFTDFVDKVKKAFDIVIFDCPPILPLPDAAVLGSKIESAILVHQAGKVARRALYRAKIALEHTKTDIIGIVLNNIKAYELEPDTGYYYSKYYRYKYTEEKPRVRKFFKKRTKV; encoded by the coding sequence ATGGATAAGGGTGGCTTTAATTTTTACGATTATCTACGAATTTTTCGTCGTCGCTTCAAGATTGTTATATTGACATTTGTTGTAGTTACTGTAGTTAGTTCAGTCTATACCAGGAGACAGAATCCTGTATATGAAGCGGTGACAAGAGTAAAAGTGATAGAGAGTGCTACATCACAGGAACTACTCACTGCCCTGATTGCATATAATCCGGCTGATGTGATGGCTTCAGAGGTCCAAATGATTAAGAGCCATATCGTGATGGAGGAGGCAGCGCGGCGGTTAGGACTTATCAAGGCTGAGAGTACTCCTTTAGAGGTTGAGCATGCTGTTGCTCGTCTGCAAGGTGCTGTGTCAGCGGAGCAGGTTAAGTCTACTAATATTATTGAAATAAAAGCTTTATCCTCTGACCCTGAAGTAGCTACACAGATAGTTAATGCTGTAGCCTATGCGTATAAGGGTAAACGGACAGAAGAGAAGAGGCGGCAGGTAAAGGAGGCAAGGGAATTCATTGAGTCTCAAATTGATATTATTGGATCTAAGCTTAGGACTGCTGAAGATGCTCTTAGAATATTTGTTAAAAACAGGATGAGTGAGGGTCAGGTGTATTTGCCTGGTAGCAAAGATAAAGTTGCAGACCTTGAGTTTACCCTTTATCAACTACGTCAAACTTATACAGATTGGTATCCAAAGGTACAGCAGTTGAAAGCACAAGTAGACTCTTTAAAACAAGAGGCTAAAATTTGGGAATCAAGTGAAATAGAACGTGAGCGTCTTGCTCGTGAGGTTACACTATCAGCAGATATGTATTCTTTACTCAACACAAAATATAGAGAAGCACTTATAGCAGAGGCGGAAAAGACTGAGCCTGTAACTATCATTAATCCGGCTGTGGTACCGGTATCACCAATTAATCCACGTAAGACGATAAATATTGTGATTGGTGCATTAATGGGCTTATTTATAGGGTTTGTCTTTGCATTTGTGGCAGAAAATATTGATACCTCTATTGGAAGGATAGAAGATGTAGAGGATTATTTGAAGTTACCTGTATTAGGGATAATTCCGCAAATTAAGTTTGATAAAACAACAGGTGAGACGGAGTTTGCTTTGGAAAAGCAGTTAATTACTCATTATTCACCTAAATCGTCTGTGGCAGAGAGTTACCGTATATTACAGACGAATATTGATTTTGCGCTTATGGACAAAAATATACATACCATTTTATTTACAAGTACTATCCACGAGGAGGGTAAGACTCTAAGTGCAATCAATTGTGCTGTTGCTATGGCACAGGCTGGTAAAAAGACACTACTTGTAGAATCTGACCTCAGGCGGCCTAGACTACATAGATTGTTTGGGGTATCAAAAGAGCCAGGTTTAACAGATTTACTATTAAGGAAGTTAAAATTTGAGGATGTTAAAAAGGGGGCAGTTGATTTTGTATTGGGTAAAATGGGGATGGAGGGTGTGACCAAGACACCTGGGATTGAGAATTTAACTTTCATAAGCTCTGGTTACCTACCTCCTAATCTAATCGGTGTATTAAACTCACGTGCCTTTACAGATTTTGTAGATAAAGTTAAGAAAGCATTTGATATAGTCATTTTTGACTGTCCCCCCATTCTTCCATTACCTGATGCAGCTGTTTTAGGCTCAAAGATAGAGAGTGCTATTTTAGTACATCAAGCAGGTAAGGTAGCAAGGAGAGCACTATACAGGGCTAAAATAGCGTTAGAGCATACTAAAACAGATATAATAGGAATAGTTTTGAATAATATTAAGGCATATGAGTTGGAGCCTGATACTGGCTACTATTATAGTAAGTATTACAGGTATAAATATACTGAAGAGAAGCCGAGAGTGCGTAAATTTTTTAAAAAACGAACCAAAGTTTAA